AAGGGCCTGGGATAACCTCATCTGAGACTAGAAAATAGGGCAGTCGTCTCTCTAAGAGGAGAGAGAACCCTCCTAAGATTGCAGGTGACATGCTTACTTAGGGTAGGGAGTTCAGACAGCCAACTCTCTGAACCCCCATACTGAGCActgtcagatttagcaaataataatgaggatacccagttaaatgtgaattttacataaacagtgaatttcttttttttttggccaccgcAGAcgtcatgcaggatcttagttccccgaccagggatcgaacccgtccatgccccctgcagtggaagcacggagtcctaaccactggactgccagggaattctaattttttagtataagtatgtcccatggaATATATGagatatactaaaaaattattcctgTGTatttgaaattcacatttaactgggcTGTGGGGGGAGCtgtcttgtattttatctggcaaccccaTCCCCTCTGGAATGCAATACCTTTTACCAACCAGGCTAAGGAGGGGCAAGGCCTTACCAGAAGGCTAGGAACAATTTATCTATCAAGGAGGAATGCAGGGACATCCCCTCAAAAACAGGCTGCTAGTGTTTAGAACTCATGTGGACCCTTGGCTAAGGTGAAGCGCCTTTAGCAATCAAAGCTTCATGTCTGaggaaaaggggggtggggaacaGGGAGGACCCTGGCTTTGTGAGGCCTTGCTAGGTCTTGCTGCTGGGGAAACTTCCTTTAGCACTGGGTAGGGGGGACTTTCCTCAAACAGTAAACCTCAGGCTTTTAGCCCTCTTAGCAAAAAAGCTGCACTAagaagcggggggtgggggacggCCTTCCTGATTCTGACATGTTTCAGGTGGACTCGAGAAGCCAACAGGCCTTGATATGCCTGTAATGCCTGTAGCAAAGCAGTTACCTCCCCTAGCAACCAATGTGAGGACTTCAGCCCAGACTTAGGGCCTGTTGCTAAGGTAGAAACACCCCTAGCAACCAGGCCACTCAGGGGTGAGATGCTCTGTGCCTGGAGGGGGGTCCTCCTGTGGGCAGGAGGCCTTGGGTCCAGAGCTTGGCTAGGTGTGGTTGCTAGGAAGAAGGCCTCCTTAGCAACCAGGCTGAAGCCAGGATGGggttgtgggggaggggaagccaaCCAGGTAGTGAGTGCTGCTGTCTTCCTTGGTCCAGCCTGGCCAGGCTTTGTTGCTAAGGAGCAGCCCCCTCTTAGCAACAAGGCTGCAGCCACGATGGGGCCTCAGAACTCAGAGGAGGGGTTGGGGCTGGGCTGATCGGGCAGGTGAGGACAGACAGGCTTCCACCAATTGGCCTAGCCCAGCCCCGTTGCTAGGGAGCAACCCCCCTAGCAACCAAGCTGCAGAAGGGGCTGGGGCTCTGGACTCCAAAGAGGGGCTCAGGTGGGCCAGGGCCTCTGAGCCTGAggctgtaacttctccttccaACTGTCCTTCCTGGGGACATGGGACCTATTCCGAATAAGGTGTGGTGGGTTCCTCGGGCAAGGGCTCTAGTCTCGGAGGAGGGGATTTCTTTACCAACCCTGTCCAGGAACTCAGGAGCATGGAACATGGAGGGGGTGAGATCGGGCTGGGGGATGTTCGTTCAGCCTCCACAGAAAGGAGCTGCCTTAGTTGCACAGAATGAGAGGACTCCCCCGACTCACCTCCTTTGCCATTGTAGATGTAGTTCTCCCAAAAGCGCTCCTTGAATGGgcaggaggagagaaggcagaaaggAGGCATCAACTGGGAGATTCTACACCCCGAAACCAGCCCGCCCTGATGATCTCTGAGGCACGAAGGGAGAGGGAGCTGAGGGGCAGGACCCTCCCCCCCAGCCCAGGTCCTGGAGAAGACAGAGGGACTCCGGGGACCCCAGGGCCTCACCGTCAGAGTATTGTCCTCAAAGTACTCCCGCGCCTCTTCCCAGGAACACCTCTCCTCTTGACACTCCCGTTCCAGGTTCCCTGGCGTGAACAGCTCCAGGTCCCAGTGATTGGCTCGTGGAATCCGCCTACGGCTGCCCAGGAAGCTCTGGGCCTCTGGGGAGTCCAGGAAGACTTCTGGACCCAAAAGAcataagagacagaaaaatggaggGTTCCTAGGACTGGGGACATGAAGGAGCCAGAACTTAAGGGGATGAAGAGCTATGGGGTCCTGGGGGAGGAGGCAACTGCAGGCAGGGTTTTTCCTGGGCCAGAGGAAGGTGGATGTTTGTGCCTGGACTCCGGCTCTTCCCGCAAACGCTCACCTTGGTCTTGCTCCCCACTGGGTGAGGTGTCCAGGCAGGTGGTCAGTCCCAGGTACAGCAGCAGCACAGAGCGGTGGCTCCTCATATTTTGTGGACACTAATGTGGTTAGGGGAGAAGTGCCTCAGCTCCTGGAGAATGAGGCCAGGTCTCCCCGCCCAGACCCTGTGGTCCAGGAATGATAATAACAGCAGACACTTACGTGGCCTGTATCCTGGACCAGGCACTATTCAAGGTCATTTACCTCTATcaactcagtttcattttcaccagggtgctattattatctctgtttgatacaggaggaaactgagacacagagaagtaaaagaacttgcccaagttcatacaATTTGCAAGATTCAGAGGCAGGATTTCAGCAAAGGCAGTGCTCCTCCAGAAACCAGAGCCAggagtttatctttttttctgctgTGTCTGCAGCCCCCAGCATGGGTTTTGGCACAAAGTAGGAGCTCATAAACATGTCCATTGATAGGGATTCCTTCTTCCTGGTAATTTCCATGTATATCCACCTCTCTGTGCTCATTGCCACATTCAGCCACAGAATCAAAGATTACAGAAGAGGTAAAACCAGAGGCCTGTATCCTGGggcccaggagctgggggagggggcagcggtCCTGGACTCCTGGGTTTGGGGGCCCCAACTTCTGGGTCCCAGAAGAGCAGGGAGCCAGGTAGCCAGGGTCCCCAAGCCAAGCTCTGCCTCCAGGGACATTCACTTACCTGCCTAGACTTGTGAGCACTGTCCCCTCCTCCTTAATCAGGGCCTCCTCGGACAGCTGCAGCCAGCTGTGAAGGGGgacaggggagaagggaggggagaggaaggaggggttaCCTTGCTCACTATAGTCGGCAAAATCCCGGTTTCTGGCCAGAGGGGCGGGGTTTGCGATTACCTGCCCTGGGCGGGACTCAGGTAAGGGACAAAGTATTTAAAGGGACCTTATGATTAAGGGTCTAAGGTCCAGAGCCCCATAGAGAGGCCAGGGTCTCCGGCACCGTGGGGCACTTAGGGAGTTGGATaggcgccccctcccctcctatCCAATTTCCCCCCAGAGAGCTCGACAGACAGAGCTAGGGAAATAAACAGCTAGGTCTCCAGATATCTAGGTATCCAGAAACTGGCAGGAAACTTGTGCCTTGGTCCCTGGGGGTAGGTGGGTATGCCGTAGTAAATTCCTGCTTCCTGAGAACGGCTCTGACTTCCGATTTCTCAACTGCTCCATTTATAAAGTGGGGACAGAGGAGTTGTCCCTTCTCTATTGTCTCTTATTTTGCAGCAGAAAAGTGGATGATATGCTTTGGTAAGCGGACTTTACAATCTCTGGGCGAAGTGATTAGTCCTTAAACACAGGCTTAGGGAGACGCAAAGCGCCCGCCCAGGGAAACGCCTAGTATATACTAAGCACGCCCTCTATTCACGCCAGTTTCACTGACCGGAACCTTCGACTTGCCACTCACGTTTccggagggaggaagagaagaagggagcACTTACCAAGCCAGAAGAGATACCTCCGCAAATAGGGGCAGATCTACTTCCGGTCTCTTCTGCCGGGCGGAAGTGAGCGGAGCGGAGAGGGAAAACAGTGCTCCTTTCCGGTGTAGGGGTACAGTTGAAGTAGCTACCGACGAGGGAGGAGTCGTTCGTAAGGTGAGTTCCAGGCGGTGGAAGGATAGTGTTAGTGAGATCGCCTTCCGGTGGGCAAGAGTCTTGGGCTCCTGAGGGAGCTAGGACAGGATTTTGAATTCCTGACTTCCTGGCAATCCTTAATAGAGCACTCTAGGCGCCCCAAGTTTGAAGCCGGACTACCTCCCTGGAGGTAACCAAACCTTCAGCCGGCAGTTCTCAGTAGAGTTTTAGTTCCACTGTAGACGGATGGGCCGGGAATCCCAGGGGAAAGAGGAGACTGGGACTCCTAGGGGTCTAATGAGTGAGAGTTGAGAAAGAAGCACCCCTTTCCAGGCCTCCGTTTCCCAGACTGTGATGGGGAGGGCGGAGAAGGATTGTGCAGTCGCCTGCCGCGGCCTCCCTGCACCCTTTTGACAGCCGCTTCCCTCTCGGAGTAGCTGTTGGGTTAACGTTTTCCTCTGTGGAGCTTTGGGGTCAGGCAGTCCTGGGTTCACTTCCTGATGGTGTTGCTGATTCGGTGTGAACTCGGGTCTTGATGGGTCCTTAAAGCAGtttcactttaatattttattatgttttattatgaaaatgttccAACTTATATAAAAGTGAGAGAATAATAGAAGAATCcctatcggggcttccctggtggcgcagtggttgagagtctgcctgccaaggcaggggacacaggttcaagccctggtctgggaagatcccacgtgccacggagcagctgggcccgtgagctataaatactgagctctgcgcgtctggagcctgtgctccgcagcaagagaggccgcgacagtgagaggcccgcgcaccgcgatgaagagtggcccccgcttgccacaactagagaaagacctcacacagaaacgaagacccaacacagccaaaaataaataaatgaataaataaatttataaaaaaaaaaaaaaaagaatccctatCGCCCAGAGTTaccaattattaatattttttgacaTATTGGCTGggtattttttaagattaaatatataaggcaaatccTATCCATCGTGACATTTCAGGATACATGTGTAAAAAACAGGGACATTtttacaacattgtaaattaactatacttaaactttttaaaaaaattttaatttttaaaaagcacacacgcacacaaaaaagCAGGGACATTTTCCTCCATGACCACAATACTATTACACTTACAAAAGCAACCCTAATATTACCTATTACTTGGTCCATAATCAAATTCTCCTTCTgaaaaaatgcctttaaaaaaaagaagtttcactTTTTTGAATCAGAATCCATTCAAGTCATTGTTAATGTCTCTTAAGTTGCTCTTAACTTCAAACAGtctcacctccaccccaccctgtTGTTTTCCTTGGCAATTGATTAATTGAAGAAACTGGATCAGTTATTCCGTTATCATCCCACCATCTGAACTTGTCTTTTTGCTTCTTTGAAATGGTGATGGCCTTTCACCTATTCCTCCATTATTCCCGCTGCACCCCCCTCCCCAATTGCCACACCCTCTCTCTATGGATTAACCTAATCTGGacttttcacataaatggaatctttttcctgtctggtttctttcacttagcataatgttgtcagggttcatccattttgtagcatgtaccagtacttctttttaaagctacataatattcctttgtatgagatataccatattttgtttatccacgaGTCAGTCAATGGACgtttgtgttttttccactttttggctattgtgaatatgcTGCTTGCACTTGTGTACAAGATTtagtgtggacataagttttcatttcttttggcggtggaattgctgaatcaaatggtaactctgtgtttagccttctgaggaactgccagacttttccaaagtggctgcttcattttgcattcccaccctCAGTGTCTGagtgtttcaatttctccacactTGTTATGatccaactttttctttttggccatgccgagtggcatgcgggatcttccccgaccgggaatcgaacctgtgtcccctgcagtggatgagcggagtcttaaccaccggactgccagggaagtacaTCGTCTGACTTTTTGACTGTAGTTATCctgtgggtgtgaagtagtatctcactgctgtttcttgtttttgtttttttttaagattttttcaatGGGGaccctttttaaagtctttatttaatttgttacagtattgcttctttttttttctttttcttttaaatttatttatttatttatttatttttggctgtgttgggtcttcattgttgtgcgcgggctttctctggttgctgggagcaggggctactcttcattgcggtgtacgggcttctcattgtggtggcttctcttgttgcggagcacgggctctaggcatgtgggcttcattagttgtggctcgccggctctagagcgtacactcagtggttgtggcgcatgggcttagttgctccgtggcatgtgggatcttcctggaccagggctcgaacccatgtccactgcagtggcaggcggattcttaaccactgcgccactagggaagccccgcttctgttttatgttttgtttttttggccatgaggcatgagGCATGTGGGGTGCTcgctcctggaccagggaacgaacccgcaccccttgcattggaaggcaaagtcttaatcgctggaccaccaaggaagtccctcactGCTGTTTTGACTGCATTTCCTTCATGATTAATGATgtggaacatttttttcatgtgcttattggccatttatatatcctctttggagaaacgtctgttttgatcctttgcccatttttaaattgggttatgtgtctttttattattgggtTGTAAATTTCTTATACATTCTAGATACAGTTCCTTTGTCAGACAGATGATTGGCTACCACCACCTGTTTTGGTACAGCTTGCAAACCAAGAatggtttttaacatttttcaataATTGGAAAAGACCGTAACCAACAAGGATCCACTGTATctcacagagaactatactcaatattttgtaataccctataagggaaaagaatctgaaaaagaatatatatatgaatcactttgctgtacacctgaaactaacacaatcctgtaaatcaattttttaaaaattggaaaaattcaaaagaagaataatattttgtgatatgTGATTCAGATACCGGTGTCCATAAaagaagttttattggaacacggcCATGGCCATTGAGTTACATAGTGTCCACGGATGCTTTGCCATAcaagggcagagctgagtagttgtgacagggGCAGGTGGCCCACAAAGGTGAAAATCTTTACTCTCTAGCCTTTTCTGGCGGATCCCTGCTATAGCCTCTGGCTTCCTGGAATCAGGAAATTAAATTGAAAGGCTTGAGTAAT
Above is a window of Phocoena sinus isolate mPhoSin1 chromosome 19, mPhoSin1.pri, whole genome shotgun sequence DNA encoding:
- the PRRG2 gene encoding transmembrane gamma-carboxyglutamic acid protein 2, producing the protein MRSHRSVLLLYLGLTTCLDTSPSGEQDQEVFLDSPEAQSFLGSRRRIPRANHWDLELFTPGNLERECQEERCSWEEAREYFEDNTLTERFWENYIYNGKGGRGRGDVASMAVGLTVGILLMVLASLGAFWYLHCRQKRGQQPSPQEAELISPLSSLSPPTPLPPPPPPGLPTYEQALAASGVHDAPPPPYASLWRPR